One stretch of Siphonobacter curvatus DNA includes these proteins:
- a CDS encoding TlpA family protein disulfide reductase encodes MQFKSVFMLMAVLLFMSSCQDQPVHRKPVEKPAVILKDLMSFLKYRQQHVKLYETFNAVDSAQQTISRVQFLKQLATGRYLPLRLQSQDQPYYQLYPVEAKVEKDIKNTLKFWGEMEQADAQAEGKSLPDFTFVDMQGNRYTNQNTKGKIVVVKCWFLGCLPCIQEMPALNELKKMYENRKDILFVSPCWESRSKVEAFLKKTKFDYAVAPDQYNYLTDQLHLSGYPTHFVINKQGLISLRSNDYLAMAYVLNREAKQP; translated from the coding sequence ATGCAATTTAAATCTGTCTTCATGCTCATGGCTGTGTTGTTGTTCATGAGTTCCTGTCAGGATCAACCGGTTCACCGAAAGCCGGTAGAAAAGCCAGCCGTCATTCTCAAAGACTTGATGAGTTTTTTAAAGTACCGTCAGCAGCACGTAAAGCTCTATGAAACCTTTAATGCCGTGGATTCTGCCCAACAAACGATTTCCCGCGTTCAGTTTCTGAAACAACTCGCTACGGGTCGTTACCTTCCCTTACGCTTACAATCCCAGGATCAGCCCTATTATCAGTTGTATCCCGTGGAGGCCAAGGTAGAAAAAGACATTAAAAACACCCTTAAGTTTTGGGGCGAAATGGAACAGGCTGACGCTCAGGCTGAGGGGAAATCGCTGCCTGACTTTACGTTTGTTGATATGCAAGGGAACCGGTATACCAATCAGAATACAAAAGGTAAAATTGTCGTAGTGAAATGCTGGTTTTTAGGGTGTTTACCCTGTATTCAGGAAATGCCCGCCCTGAACGAATTAAAAAAGATGTATGAAAATCGGAAAGACATTCTTTTTGTAAGTCCCTGCTGGGAATCCAGAAGTAAAGTCGAAGCCTTTTTAAAGAAGACTAAATTTGATTACGCCGTTGCACCCGACCAGTACAACTATTTGACGGATCAGCTACATCTGAGTGGCTATCCAACGCACTTTGTGATTAACAAGCAGGGTCTTATTAGCCTCAGATCGAATGATTATTTAGCCATGGCTTATGTGCTAAATCGGGAAGCAAAACAGCCCTAA